In Zingiber officinale cultivar Zhangliang chromosome 3B, Zo_v1.1, whole genome shotgun sequence, a single window of DNA contains:
- the LOC122055756 gene encoding histone H2B.11 — protein MAPKAEKKPAEKKPTAEKPAEEKEKKAEKAPAEKKPKAEKRLPSKDAASGDKKKKKKAKKGTETYKIYIFKVLKQVHPDIGISSKAMSIMNSFINDIFEKLAQEASRLARYNKKPTITSREIQTSVRLVLPGELAKHAVSEGTKAVTKFTSS, from the coding sequence ATGGCGCCGAAGGCCGAGAAGAAACCGGCGGAGAAGAAGCCCACGGCTGAGAAGCCGgctgaggagaaggagaagaaggccgAGAAAGCCCCCGCCGAGAAGAAGCCCAAGGCCGAGAAGCGCCTTCCGTCCAAGGATGCCGCCTCCggcgacaagaagaagaagaagaaggccaagAAGGGGACCGAGACCTATAAGATTTACATCTTCAAGGTGCTGAAGCAGGTCCACCCCGACATCGGAATCTCGAGCAAGGCGATGTCCATCATGAACTCCTTTATCAACGACATTTTCGAGAAGCTCGCGCAGGAGGCTTCCCGTCTGGCCCGCTACAACAAGAAACCTACCATCACTTCCCGCGAGATCCAGACCTCTGTGCGCTTAGTTCTCCCCGGCGAGCTCGCCAAGCATGCTGTTTCCGAAGGTACCAAGGCGGTTACGAAGTTCACCAGCTCTTAA